ggctcttccatgtGATGGAAGCTCTTAGGcaacgcctagccagctaggggcaaagccccaagagtaatagaagcaaaatcaactggcttgacgaagaaataaagtgctcaagctttctaaagtgatgctctcacttaatccactctcctttcactcaaaaactaagggaatcgaagattagagcaaaggagGATGGataggggtgctttagttgcttgggagctgttcagcacgaagtgagtcaactgtgaaatgagtccatcacggttagaagtgaagagaggagtatatatactccaagtgaaaatccaatcgtttagatctacgtcgggagtcccgacgcagatcccgggacttccgacgttagcAGAAAAACACGGTTCACAatgggtcagaagtccacgggtgaaagtcagtgtcggaactctcggcaaacgtcgggacttccgacggtcggagctcccgacgttcgtcgggacttccgacatgcaCAGTTGAACAAATAGTCAGCAGcactgatgccgggactcccggcttgggtcaagtcagtgtcggaactcccgacaaacgtcgggacttctgacggccgggacttccgacgatcgtcgggactcccgacgagCACAGACAGCCAGCCAGTCAGAAGCAAGGGTGCCGGAACTCCCGGCTTAGGTCGGGACATCcgaccgtcgggagttccgacatacgtcgggacttccgacgtcgccaggcatagaaaaaatattctatgtgctcgtgaagagTTAGAGTGTCCTaatttttatttaattattatgcttgagcactctatcctTCTCAGACCAAATcactttgcatccctctttatagtgcggcggatcctaaactcaaaatcaaaattaaaacctttggagagcgtttgagttcgtccgcctttataacttcaagaattgagggataccatttcatctttatcaactctttgattctttcacgggactaatagctgcgacatatctcatttaGATCACATTAGtctctaatttggatgtcatcaatacaccaaaacccacatagagaGCAAATACACTTTCAATTAGCCTAACACATGCACGGTCGTGTGTTAGCCACGTCCACTTATATGTTGTCTGTGACCAAAACAACCTGAATCCAACAATCAAACCATAAGCATTTATGGAGCATATTCTCTTGGTGTTTATGTCCACCGCCTCCCTTTGGACTAAGGACcagtttggatgccaaaatttttggcaaaacgttACTGTAgcgtttttgttgttatttgacaattagtgtccaatcatagtttaattaggcttaaaagattcgtctcgtggatttcgtctaaactgtgtaattagttttattttttatttatatttaatgcttcatgcatgtgtccaaagattcgatgtgacagaaaatcttgaaaaatttaacgTTTTGGgatggaactaaacacagcctaaaagAAAGAAGTTGGTAGTACCTGTTTATTTTGAGTTTTTAACTGTAACTTCTCTCTGAAAGACTTTCCAGAAAAGTTATACCAAATAGGATCTAAGAAAGATAGGGGACAGTGGAGACTGGAGAGGAACATGCTCTGCATCGTTCGTTCGTTCGTCCATGGATGGATCCTAGGCACGCTCTAGCTGCACAGTTTTACCATGCCCGTATTCATGTGCTGTTCACGTAGAATGTTAGGTTGTGCCTGCCATTGCTATGCCATGCCGCAGAAAGGTGAGCAGAAAGGATGCTGCTTATGAAACGTTTTGCTatgtaagcccttgtttagttcaaaAAATTTAGACCCTATCCATTTGaatgtttagacatatgcataaagtattaaatatagactaaaaaataattaattatacagaTTGCGACTGcttttatgagacgaatcttttatgtctaagtagttcatgatttgacaatgtggtgcttcagtaacacatatgctaataatggattaattaggttaaATAAATTATTCTCGTGGTTTAatgatggattctgtaatttgttttttcatTAGTATCCGAGCACTCATAGGACACCCTCATGTAACATTCAATGTGACATCCTAAAACTTTACACCCAAGTCGTGAAATCTGTAAGCTTGGAGAGGGAAACAAcccccaggccttgtttagattgcaagttttttcactctctcaatcacatcaaatctttggacacatgtatagagtattaaatgtagataaaaaacaactaattacacagtttgattgtaaattacgagacgaatcttttgagcctagttaggccatgattggacaataattgtcaaatacaaatgaaagtgctataGTGCCatatactgattcctaacctcaatctaaaccaggcccagAAAGACCACTGTACCCTGCTCCTGCTGGAGGATAAAACTGGAAGCATCATGTATCTATCCTTGCCTTGCCTCCCTTTTTATCGATCAGTGTGGAGGGTAGTAAACTGATTTATCACCATTCACTTTGTGCTGTGCAGCTGTGCTTCGTTCTTCATTCACGTGGATGGAGGAGTGAAAGAAAGCTGAACTGAACTGAACCTttgggaggagaggagaagatgACACACCCATGTCTACAGTATGACGGCGCCCGGCCGTTAGAACCTTGGCATTGCCGTGCGCGCTCGGTGCTCCGCTCGGCCTCCCCCTGTGTGCTCGTGGGAAAGCATGGTACTTTTTGCTGGCGGATACAGTGCAGAGAGGAGAGGAGCAGGTAAAGGTGGCAGCAGCTAGCAGCTAGCAGCTAGGAATTCGAGGAGGAGGACGGCCGGGAGACAAGGGTCACATGGCGTCTGCCTGCCCCTGCCTGATTCAGTGCTGCTGCCTCTGCTCACCGTGGCCCCCGCTCATGCAGCACAACATCGGTGATCGGTCTCTCACCGTACaccctactactactagtatttaGTATAACGACATCTCTAAGTGTATTCTCTACTGGAGTATAATACGTACTCCTACCTGAGCAGTACTGGGAGTATCTCAGTATGTACCTCACTCACATGCATGCTCTCAGTCAGGCTCGCTCAACAACACACCTCTCCCGTTCCCTCCCTGTACTTGCTGACAAGGCCACTCTATTTAAATTCCCTCCGGCCTCTTTCGCTGCCCCGTCTTTTGCACAAGCACCAACCAACCATTATTCACAAGCTGCAGCTGAAGAAGCAGAGCTAGCAAAGGCTTCCTTCCAAAGGCAGGCGATCCATCTCTCGCTCTCTCAAGCAAATAAAAGCTTGGTAAGCACCATCCATGTGCTTAGCTTTGTTGTAGATGGAGTTGAGTTGAGTTGGGGACGAAAGCGagtctcttcttcctccttgtGTCGACCATCTTTCTTTCtatcttccttcttcctcctctggacCATACCGCAGGCAGGCAGGCGCTTCGTGAGCCTTGCTCATGGCTTTGTAAAACCACGAGGATCTGCTTCTTCTCTCTCTATATTAGTGTGTGTCTGTGACAGTATTTTATTGCAAAGCCATTAatcctctctctctcacacacacgcaCACTGTGTCTTCTCAGAGACGGATGGGAAATGTTTCCTGGATGCTTCTGTTCTTTGTTCTTGTTCCTCTCTAGCTCCCTGATTTGAGTGTTTCCAAACCAGATATGAAGCCTCTTGTTGTGCGTTTGCTGTTTGCTGGCTGCAGCATCTGAGGTGGCCGACTCAAAGATGAGCAAGGAGGACGTGCTCAAGGTGCAGGTGAGTGGAGAGTTTGCTCTGCTTTGCTTCTTGCCGACTCAACTACCACACACACACGCACGAGCACATCTTCCATGTTCATGTCGTTTCTTATGTCTGCTGCGATTTTCATCACACACACAGTGTGCATGTCATGTCTCTTGCTGTTCAGTTTCTTTGAACATTCTTCTGTTGGTTGGTTGGTTCCCAGACCTGCGTGCTGAAAGTGAATATTCACTGCGATGGGTGCGAGAAGAAGGTCAAGAAGATCCTCCACAAGATTGATGGTAACGAACAAGCATTTTTCTATGCCAAATTGCTtcgttttccttttcttttgtttcCCTGTTCTGATGTGCTCACCAGAGTCTGTTCTGCTTCTACTCTGAAAAaagcttcttctttttttttcacaTACTTCGTCGTAAGAGAAATGTGCTGATCTGCAGGTGTGTACCAGAGCAACATAGATGCGGAGCAGGGGAAGGTGACGGTGTCCGGCCTCATGGATCCGGCCACCGTCATCAAGAAGCTCAACAAGGCCGGCAAGCCCGCGCAGCTGTGGGGCGCCAAGCCTGGCGTCGTCAGCCAGCTCCAGAAGCTGCAgcttggcggcggtggcggtggcaaggACAAGCAGcccaaggacggcggcggcggtgccaaGGGCCAGCACCAGCAGCCCAAGGGTGGcaacggcggcggcaagggccagCAGCccaagggcggcggcggcggcggaggaggcggtGCGGGCGGGAAAGACGCCAAGATGATGCTGCCGCAGCCGACGCCACAGCAGATGCATCAGCTGATGCAGATGAAGGGCATGAAGCTGCCTCCTGAGTTCCTCATGAGCATGGGCGGTGGCGGCAAGATGCCGCCGTTCCCtgcgcccgcggcggcggcggcggcggcggcgggaaaggACCCCAAGGCCGTCAAGTTCAGCTACCCCGAGGAGGACGAGTTCGGGGACGACGGCAGCGAGTTCGATGATGAGTTCGATGACTTCGACGATGAGGACGACTTCGAGGACGACGGCTTCGATGACGACGACCTGTACGGTGACCCCAAGATGGCGATGAAGCCCGTGGCCATGCCTCCGGCTGCCAACGGGGGCGACAAGAAGGGTGGCaagaagggcggcggcggcgggaacgAGATCCCCGTGCAGATGAAGGGGAACGCacacaacggcggcggcggcggcaaggactCCGGCGGGAAGCAGAACCAGggaggcggtggtggaggcgggaAGAACGGTGGCGGATCGCAGCCGCCGCAGAACGGCAAGGGCGGCGGGAACGGGAACCAGCAGGGTCAGCAGGGCAAGAAGGGAGGCGGCGGTGGGCAGCCTGCCGGTGCCGGCGCCCCGATGATGGGCGGCATggcaatgccgccgccgccgccgcagcatcagcagcagcagcaaccgggCCCCGGCATGATGATAAGGCCGCCGAGCATGATGGGCGGCGCCGGTTTCCCCGGTGGCATGGGGCAGGCCATGGGCCTGATGGGCGGCACGCCGATGGGCCACCACCACCCGCACATGGGTGGGGGTGGCAATGGCATGCAGCAGATGCAGCCTGGCGGTGGCGGTGCCATTCATGGCATGCCAGCCGGCGCCATGCCTGGAGCTGCTGGGTTCTACCAAGGCGGCGGTGCAGTAGTCGGTGGCGGTGGCATGCCGTCCGGGCCGCCGGAGATGATGCAGGCGGCAGGGAACCCCATGGCCATGGCgcaggcgcagcagcagcagtacaTGGCGatgatgcagcagcagcagcaggtgaaTGGTCCCGGCGGGTACCCGGCGATGGGGTACGGGTACGGCCGGCCGGTGATGCAGTACCCGCCGCCGCCGTACTACTACCACCCTATGCCGCAGCGGCACCCGCACGACAACATGTTCAGCGACGAGAACCCCAACAGCTGCACGGTGATGTGATCATGTCAAAGGTCGCTGCGGCCTGCCAAGCTTTTTCTCCTGCCTGCCATTCTTCCGAGGTCAAAGGTGATCGATCATGGGTCAGCGTCACCATGGTTGAAACAAAGTCCCTGGATTAGATCTCAGtatacatgagacatgacatgagaAGCTACTAGAAGCAGCAGCTAGAAtggcccccctccccccccccccccccctttttttttttccttttcactTCAAgtatttctcttctttttttctagCTTATTTTTCACCTTTGCTTTCTTTGGACAAAAGGGGAAAAAAAGCAACTTCCTTGAAGGCGAAGGTAGGTATAGTAGTAATTATCAATAGTGGTGGTCATAAGACATGATGATGGTGGCTGTTGTTCATGGGTTTATATAATAGTAGTAGCTCAAGAAGGTGGCTCTCATGGCTCCCCTTCTTGCTCCACAATGTGATATGGTATGGAGGTGGCATGGTAGAAAAACATGGTTAATCTCAATGTGTGGTTGCTCATGTGTTTTTTTATAGTAGTAGCTCAAGAAGGTGACTCTCATGGCTCCCTTCCTTGCTCCACAATGTGATATGTATGGAGAATGTGATATGGTATGGAGGTGGCATGGTAGAAAAACATGGTTAATCTCAATGTGCTTTCGGAGTGCCGTGTCTGTCAGTGGAATGATTGCCAACTCTAGTGTCCTCCATTTATTATTTATCTTTTATGGCTTCCTGTATGCTGATTGGATTATCGGATAAAATTTAGGCTTCATTCCGCTTGATGAATCTTAggctgaaaaatactattggttgaattgttgtgagagaaaagctactgttttgactgaaaaaacaagccgaataagCTGAATATGGGGTAACCCAAATGGGCCTTAGTCATCTAGAAGTTTAATTTTAGAAGATTCATAGACTAATAAGTAGTTCAAAGAGCACATCGGCTCTGTTcggtttaccccatattcggcttgttcggcttgtttttccagtcaaaatagtgtttttctctcacaataattcagccagaactgatgtttttcagccagttttagccaagATTCAGCGAGCCGAATGGGGCCTCTTGTCTAAAACTTTATTCATCTAAATTTTAGTTAGACGAAGACTTCACGAGACAAACTAGTTAACTAATTTAGAACTCAAACAGATGAGCTAAAAGGACTAATTGCTAGTGAAGCCAAGCTTAGTGGTAAATAGGAAACGGGGACTGAACTAAAAAGTACTACAGTTTGGCGAAAAAGTCACTCCTGCCCAACTATCTACCACTGTCTCAATCTCTCTCGTTTGCCCAGACTGCGTGAGAAGTGGAGAGTCGGGTACATGGCTGACAGAAGAGTGAGAAATGAGAGCTACGGCTGCATGTAAATTTCATTTATGGACTGTAAAATTTCTTGGTTTCACGGCAAACTTATAGCCTTCTCTTTTATCTCCTCCAGCTCAGGATGTTGTTCACCAACAACCTATTGCCTGGCTCGTCTGAGGATAGGTTGGCTCGCTCACTACAAGGTTTTATTCCTGATGCAACGATCTAAAAGCGTTGCAATATATAAAAAATAGTTGTGAAAGACAAAATTATAACAAGAAAATTTTCATCGGCAGGCGTTGCTATAGTAACCGTGGGGAAAGGTTTGTCCAACGACTCTCTTTGGTGTTGCAATAGATTTTCCCATATTGCAACACCAGAAATACCTATTGCCACGAATCCAACGTGTGGCA
The sequence above is drawn from the Miscanthus floridulus cultivar M001 chromosome 15, ASM1932011v1, whole genome shotgun sequence genome and encodes:
- the LOC136508374 gene encoding heavy metal-associated isoprenylated plant protein 33-like, translated to MSKEDVLKVQTCVLKVNIHCDGCEKKVKKILHKIDGVYQSNIDAEQGKVTVSGLMDPATVIKKLNKAGKPAQLWGAKPGVVSQLQKLQLGGGGGGKDKQPKDGGGGAKGQHQQPKGGNGGGKGQQPKGGGGGGGGGAGGKDAKMMLPQPTPQQMHQLMQMKGMKLPPEFLMSMGGGGKMPPFPAPAAAAAAAAGKDPKAVKFSYPEEDEFGDDGSEFDDEFDDFDDEDDFEDDGFDDDDLYGDPKMAMKPVAMPPAANGGDKKGGKKGGGGGNEIPVQMKGNAHNGGGGGKDSGGKQNQGGGGGGGKNGGGSQPPQNGKGGGNGNQQGQQGKKGGGGGQPAGAGAPMMGGMAMPPPPPQHQQQQQPGPGMMIRPPSMMGGAGFPGGMGQAMGLMGGTPMGHHHPHMGGGGNGMQQMQPGGGGAIHGMPAGAMPGAAGFYQGGGAVVGGGGMPSGPPEMMQAAGNPMAMAQAQQQQYMAMMQQQQQVNGPGGYPAMGYGYGRPVMQYPPPPYYYHPMPQRHPHDNMFSDENPNSCTVM